One window of the Pieris brassicae chromosome 4, ilPieBrab1.1, whole genome shotgun sequence genome contains the following:
- the LOC123708499 gene encoding programmed cell death 6-interacting protein — MADLLVVPFKKSSDVDIVKPLKNLIQANYNNKNGSENLGDAIVELGRLRTNAIWKVFEKSSLDVLYSYYDQLVSLESKIPAHEVQIPFKWKDAFDKGSIFGGRMSLTISSIAYEKMCILFNIGAMQSSIAAQQPLDTEESLKLAAKMLQQAAGVFSYLKGNIMMAVHQETTPDLNPDTLNALSQLMLAQAQEVIAYKCIRDEMKESMVAKVCAQCDELYTDAQRSLQKEGVKALWERDWIATVTNKQSTFRGLTHYYQAKVCHENKSVGEEIARLQVAIDLLKNSGSGWGGGRVADVSRAATRGLAAATRDNDFIYHERIPEAAALEPVPRASVAKPLPPPSRWDSSSRDLFADLLPLPVHTAMQASATRCGEIVYAEVDKLRDATQLLNSILASLNLPACIESAAPGSLPDSIREKARAVQERGGVTALSSLMAELPELLQRNRDILGEADRMLREESEADDALRAQFGSRWSRTPSERLTEAFRANRDKYTQIIDNAVRADAIVQQKFQQHREAMELLSRGEAALDADVPAAPASSAASDGEPLVKLRTLMDSVEALKAERDEIESSLKDSTVDLRDKFIAALAEDGVLDEPAMSTAAVGSALAPLQRRVTETLKTQERLVAELQQAHSALMDSRGGASGRDAALGKLCAAHDAYQELTGNLQEGVKFYNDLTQLLLAFQNKVSDFCFARKTEKEELLKDLTQEASRPAQRSAPAPPQHHSDAAVSEPAVTKKEAPPRPPPPTPSISTLPYPAQPQGMPLPYGAPAAPYPVYAPMPAMYNPYATLPYPHHMRAAPPQQQYQPYQYPPPPAGYPQPPSAGYNPYPQ; from the exons ATGGCTGACTTACTGGTTGtaccatttaaaaaatcttctgATGTTGATATTGTAAAAccacttaaaaatttaattcaagctaattacaataacaaaaatggcAGTGAAAATCTAGGAGATGCTATCGTCGAACTTGGCCGGCTTCGTACCAATGCTATATGGAAAGTTTTTGAGAAGTCTTCGCTCGATGTTCTTTACAG ttacTATGACCAACTGGTGTCACTGGAGAGCAAAATCCCAGCGCATGAAGTTCAAATTCCTTTTAAATGGAAAGATGCCTTTGACAAGGGTTCGATATTTGGTGGGCGAATGAGCCTTA cTATCAGTTCAATAGCATATGagaaaatgtgtattttattcaACATAGGTGCTATGCAGAGTTCTATAGCAGCTCAGCAACCTCTTGATACTGAGGAGTCCTTAAAACTCGCAGCTAAAATGCTTCAGCAGGCAGCAGGAGTCTTTTCCTACCTTAAGGGGAACATCATGATGGCTGTCCACCAAGAAACAACACCAGACCTTAACCCTGATACTCTGAATGCACTATCACAACTTATGCTGGCTCAAGCACAAGAAGTAATAGCATATAAGTGTATTCGCGATGAGATGAAGGAAAGTATGGTGGCTAAAGTGTGTGCCCAGTGTGATGAGTTATACACTGATGCACAACGGTCTCTCCAGAAAGAAGGGGTCAAGGCTTTATGGGAGCGAGACTGGATTGCTACA GTGACAAATAAACAGTCAACATTTCGTGGGCTGACTCATTATTATCAGGCAAAGGTGTGTCATGAAAACAAATCTGTCGGAGAAGAGATTGCCCGATTACAG GTGGCGATTGATCTGTTGAAGAATAGTGGCAGCGGATGGGGCGGCGGACGAGTGGCGGACGTGTCGCGGGCAGCCACGCGAGGTCTGGCCGCGGCAACCCGTGACAACGACTTTATCTACCATGAGCGCATACCGGAAGCGGCTGCGCTGGAGCCGGTCCCGCGGGCGTCTGTCGCTAAACCACTCCCGCCGCCATCTCGCTGGGATTCCTCTTCCCGAGACCTGTTTGCTGACCTGCTGCCATTGCCTGTCCACACTGCTATGCAAGCCAGCGCCACTCGCTGCGGAGAAATCGTCTACGCCGAGGTCGACAAGCTGCGGGATGCTACGCAGCTGCTCAACAGCATTCTCGCATCACTAAATCTTCCCGCTTGCATCGAGAGCGCGGCCCCCGGCTCGCTGCCCGATTCAATTCGCGAGAAGGCTCGCGCGGTGCAGGAGCGAGGCGGCGTCACGGCGTTGAGCTCGCTCATGGCCGAGTTGCCGGAGCTGCTGCAGCGGAACCGCGACATCTTAGGCGAGGCCGACCGCATGCTGCGGGAAGAGTCCGAGGCGGACGATGCACTGCGCGCGCAGTTCGGATCGCGATGGTCTCGCACGCCATCCGAGAGGCTCACGGAGGCCTTCCGCGCCAACCGCGACAAATACACGCAAATCATCGACAACGCGGTGCGCGCTGACGCCATCGTGCAGCAGAAGTTTCAGCAGCACCGCGAGGCCATGGAGTTGCTGAGCCGTGGGGAGGCGGCTCTCGATGCTGATGTTCCCGCTGCGCCCGCTTCTTCGGCCGCTTCTGACGGAGAGCCGCTGGTCAAACTACGTACGCTAATGGACTCC GTTGAAGCTTTGAAGGCGGAACGCGATGAGATCGAAAGCTCATTGAAGGACTCGACCGTAGACTTGCGTGACAAGTTCATAGCCGCTCTAGCGGAAGACGGAGTGTTGGATGAGCCGGCAATGTCGACTGCGGCCGTGGGTTCAGCGCTTGCGCCGCTGCAACGTCGTGTCACAGAAACCCTGAAGACTCAGGAGCGGCTTGTAGCGGAGTTGCAGCAAGCGCATTCGGCGCTGATGGACTCTCGCGGTGGTGCTAGCGGTCGAGACGCGGCTTTAGGCAAACTGTGCGCTGCGCATGATGCTTATCAAGAGTTAACTGGCAATCTGCAGGAGGGTGTCAAGTTTTACAACGACCTAACACAG TTGCTCCTGGCTTTCCAAAACAAAGTGTCCGACTTCTGCTTCGCTCGTAAGACCGAGAAGGAAGAGCTGCTCAAGGATCTAACTCAAGAGGCGTCCCGCCCCGCCCAACGATCTGCGCCCGCGCCGCCTCAACATCATTCCGATGCTGCTGTATCAGAG CCGGCGGTTACAAAGAAAGAAGCACCTCCTCGGCCCCCTCCACCCACGCCCTCAATCAGTACACTACCATACCCTGCCCAGCCTCAGGGTATGCCGCTACCGTATGGTGCTCCAGCTGCGCCGTACCCAGTGTACGCCCCCATGCCGGCCATGTACAACCCCTACGCTACGCTACCCTACCCCCATCACATGAGAGCTGCGCCACCGCAACAGCAGTACCAGCCCTACCAGTACCCGCCACCACCCGCTGGCTACCCGCAGCCACCATCTGCCGGATACAACCCTTACCCACAGTAA
- the LOC123709012 gene encoding cytochrome c oxidase subunit NDUFA4, giving the protein MQGLSFQSLKKHKALIPLFVCVGLGCGASVFYTLRLATRNPDVSWNKRTNPEPWEEYRNRQYKFYSPNIDYSKEHSPAPKY; this is encoded by the exons ATGCAGGGATTAAGTTTTCAAAGTTTGAAGAAACACAAGGCT CTTATCCCCTTGTTTGTGTGTGTGGGATTGGGATGCGGTGCATCAGTATTCTACACACTGAGACTTGCAACACGTAATCCAGATGTCTCATGGAACAAGCGCACTAACCCAGAGCCCTGGGAAGAGTACCGAAACAGGCAATACaag TTCTACTCACCCAACATTGACTACAGCAAGGAGCATTCTCCCGCTCCCAAGTATTAA